A stretch of Bacillus pseudomycoides DNA encodes these proteins:
- a CDS encoding heterocycloanthracin/sonorensin family bacteriocin — MNEFQQELQSLNLNDYQPGNVVYWDNQNQYPYYYAQEDARRCGGCGRCGGCGGRCGGCGGRCFGCFGCAGCGGCGGGCFSCWSWWFI, encoded by the coding sequence ATGAATGAATTTCAACAAGAACTACAATCATTGAATCTAAATGATTATCAGCCTGGGAATGTTGTGTACTGGGATAATCAAAATCAATACCCATATTATTATGCACAAGAAGATGCTCGTCGCTGTGGCGGCTGCGGACGTTGCGGCGGTTGCGGCGGACGTTGTGGTGGTTGCGGCGGACGTTGTTTCGGCTGTTTCGGCTGTGCAGGCTGCGGCGGTTGCGGCGGGGGATGCTTTAGCTGCTGGAGCTGGTGGTTCATTTAA